One Faecalispora anaeroviscerum genomic window carries:
- the fba gene encoding class II fructose-1,6-bisphosphate aldolase: MPLVNTTEMFKKAYEGGYAIGAFNVNNMEIIQGITEACHELRAPVILQVSAGARKYANHTYLTKLVEAAVQLDPELPIALHLDHGPSFELCKECIDGGFSSVMFDGSSKSYEENVDEARRVAEYAHKYNVTVEAELGQLAGIEDEVSVDADKAHFTDPDQVEDFVKRTGVDSLAIAIGTSHGAYKFKPGQKPQLRFDILEEVSRRLPGFPIVLHGASSVVPQFVEEINRYGGSMPDAIGIPEEMLRQAATMAVCKINIDSDLRLAMTASVRKYLAENPSHFDPRQYLAPARTAIKEMVEHKINTVLGCAGKA, encoded by the coding sequence ATGCCATTGGTAAATACGACGGAAATGTTCAAGAAAGCCTATGAAGGCGGATACGCCATCGGCGCATTCAACGTCAACAACATGGAAATCATTCAGGGAATCACAGAGGCCTGCCATGAGCTGAGGGCTCCCGTGATCCTTCAGGTATCCGCAGGCGCGCGCAAATATGCCAACCACACTTATCTGACAAAGCTGGTGGAGGCTGCGGTTCAGCTGGACCCCGAGCTGCCTATCGCTTTGCATCTGGATCACGGTCCCTCCTTCGAGCTGTGCAAGGAGTGCATCGACGGCGGATTTTCCTCCGTGATGTTCGACGGTTCCTCTAAGTCTTATGAAGAAAATGTGGACGAAGCCCGCCGCGTTGCGGAATACGCGCATAAATATAATGTGACGGTTGAAGCCGAGCTTGGCCAACTGGCCGGCATTGAGGATGAGGTGAGCGTGGACGCGGACAAGGCCCACTTTACCGACCCGGATCAGGTAGAGGATTTTGTCAAGAGAACCGGCGTGGATTCACTGGCGATCGCCATCGGCACCAGCCACGGCGCATACAAGTTTAAACCCGGCCAGAAGCCCCAGCTGCGCTTTGATATTCTGGAGGAGGTTTCCCGCCGCCTGCCCGGATTCCCCATCGTGCTGCACGGTGCTTCCTCGGTTGTTCCCCAGTTTGTAGAGGAAATTAACCGTTACGGCGGCAGCATGCCCGACGCGATCGGCATTCCGGAAGAAATGCTGCGCCAGGCTGCCACCATGGCTGTTTGCAAGATCAACATTGACTCCGATCTGCGCTTGGCGATGACCGCCAGCGTACGCAAATATTTGGCGGAGAATCCCTCCCATTTTGATCCCCGCCAATACCTCGCGCCCGCCCGTACCGCCATCAAAGAGATGGTAGAGCATAAGATCAACACTGTGCTGGGCTGCGCCGGCAAGGCGTAA
- the aroB gene encoding 3-dehydroquinate synthase: MELTIQTSNPYQILIQRGCLDHLGLQACALFRENSRAMIITDSNIGPLYAQRAADSLEKAGFMPEIFTFPAGEESKRLSTIEQIYTAMAELKMTRTDFIVALGGGVTGDMAGFAAATFLRGIGFIQIPTSLLAQIDSSVGGKTGVDLPQGKNLVGAFHQPRLVLIDPDTLSTLPTRFFSDGMAEAIKYGCIKSRPLFELIRDNDMAKDPKMLERMICECVDWKRRVVEDDEFDTGERMLLNFGHTLGHALEKHYDFGKLTHGEAVGIGMVKISRAGEALGLTKPGTAEEIAAVLRQYRLPTADSAPAENLAKAAAMDKKGMGGTLNLILLREIGHSFVHPIPKQELLSIIKEREEHA, translated from the coding sequence ATGGAACTGACAATTCAAACCTCGAACCCCTACCAAATCTTGATTCAGCGAGGCTGCCTCGACCACCTGGGGCTGCAGGCATGCGCACTGTTCCGCGAAAACAGCCGAGCCATGATTATCACCGACAGCAATATCGGCCCTCTGTACGCTCAGCGCGCCGCGGATTCTTTGGAAAAGGCGGGCTTTATGCCCGAAATTTTCACCTTCCCCGCCGGGGAAGAAAGCAAGCGGCTTTCTACCATTGAGCAGATTTACACCGCCATGGCCGAGCTAAAAATGACCCGCACCGATTTCATCGTTGCACTGGGCGGCGGTGTGACCGGAGATATGGCCGGCTTTGCCGCGGCAACGTTCCTGCGCGGCATCGGCTTTATTCAAATTCCCACGTCGCTGCTGGCGCAAATCGATTCCTCCGTGGGCGGCAAAACCGGAGTGGATCTGCCGCAGGGCAAGAACTTGGTAGGCGCGTTCCACCAGCCGCGCCTGGTGCTGATTGACCCCGACACGCTCTCAACCCTGCCAACCCGCTTTTTTTCGGACGGCATGGCCGAGGCGATTAAATACGGGTGCATTAAAAGCCGCCCGCTGTTCGAGCTGATCCGTGACAACGATATGGCGAAAGACCCGAAGATGCTGGAGCGGATGATCTGCGAGTGTGTGGACTGGAAGCGCCGCGTGGTTGAGGATGATGAATTCGACACCGGGGAGCGGATGCTGCTTAACTTTGGCCACACACTGGGGCATGCCCTTGAAAAGCACTACGATTTTGGCAAGCTGACCCACGGCGAGGCGGTGGGCATCGGGATGGTGAAGATTTCCCGCGCAGGCGAAGCGCTTGGCCTGACAAAGCCCGGCACAGCGGAGGAGATTGCCGCCGTCCTGCGGCAGTACCGGCTGCCCACGGCAGACAGTGCCCCGGCGGAAAACCTTGCAAAAGCCGCTGCCATGGATAAAAAAGGAATGGGCGGCACGCTCAACCTGATCCTGCTGAGGGAAATCGGCCATTCCTTTGTACACCCGATTCCAAAGCAGGAGCTTCTTTCTATTATAAAGGAAAGAGAGGAGCACGCATGA
- a CDS encoding bifunctional chorismate mutase/prephenate dehydratase, with translation MTLEEIRKKINEIDDHLLPLLAARLDCGRQVAAVKKGSGSPVLNPEREREILDRMENRAGEYGREVRVIYAACMEASRSLQHRILGSGEALRTLIQSAKESRPVGGRIACPGAEGSYSHQAALRLFPGEEITFCPLFGDVFQALKEGTADFGILPVENSSAGSVTEVYDLILKYRFFITAATTVKIEHCLAAPQGVRREDVQTVYSHPQALSQCSEYLKNNGLATEPFSNTAAAAKMAAQQGGSIGVICSQQAAETYGLTILDRDIQNSRSNCTRFVAVCRDPIIPPDAQKISLCFSLPHTTGSLSGVLSRFAMHGLNLTKIESRPLADKNFEYDFYLDFTGNVRQFDTLDLIAALYEELPRFSFLGNYREAG, from the coding sequence ATGACGCTCGAGGAAATCCGAAAGAAGATCAATGAAATAGACGATCATCTGCTGCCCTTGCTCGCGGCACGGCTTGACTGCGGCCGGCAGGTAGCAGCAGTAAAAAAAGGATCTGGCAGCCCGGTGCTGAACCCCGAACGCGAGCGCGAGATTCTCGACCGTATGGAGAACCGCGCCGGAGAATATGGCAGAGAGGTTCGGGTGATCTATGCCGCATGCATGGAGGCAAGCCGCTCCTTACAGCACCGGATTCTCGGCAGTGGCGAGGCACTTCGCACCCTGATTCAAAGCGCGAAAGAGAGCCGGCCGGTCGGCGGACGCATCGCCTGCCCGGGCGCAGAGGGCTCTTATTCGCATCAGGCGGCACTTCGGCTCTTCCCGGGCGAGGAAATCACTTTTTGTCCGCTCTTTGGCGATGTGTTTCAGGCTTTGAAGGAGGGTACGGCGGATTTCGGAATTCTGCCGGTCGAAAATTCTTCCGCAGGCTCTGTCACAGAGGTGTACGACCTGATTCTGAAGTACCGCTTTTTCATTACGGCGGCTACCACGGTAAAAATTGAGCACTGTCTGGCGGCCCCCCAAGGCGTGCGGCGTGAGGATGTGCAAACGGTGTACTCTCACCCACAGGCGCTTTCTCAGTGTTCCGAATACCTGAAAAACAACGGTCTTGCCACAGAGCCGTTCAGCAACACGGCGGCGGCCGCAAAAATGGCTGCACAGCAAGGCGGTAGCATTGGGGTCATCTGCTCGCAGCAGGCGGCGGAAACCTACGGCCTGACCATTCTTGACCGCGACATTCAAAACTCCCGCAGCAACTGCACCCGCTTTGTGGCGGTGTGCCGCGACCCGATCATCCCGCCGGACGCCCAGAAGATCAGCCTGTGCTTTTCCCTGCCGCACACCACCGGCTCACTCTCGGGTGTATTGTCGCGGTTTGCGATGCACGGCCTGAACCTGACGAAGATTGAATCCCGGCCCCTGGCAGACAAAAACTTTGAGTACGACTTTTACCTGGATTTTACCGGCAACGTGCGCCAATTCGATACTCTGGATTTGATCGCGGCTCTGTACGAGGAGCTGCCCCGCTTCTCTTTCCTGGGAAATTACCGGGAGGCGGGCTGA
- the gltS gene encoding sodium/glutamate symporter: MRAEFIDSVLTFSFDNIGTMTLGAIFLLIGYSIKSKVGFLEKFCIPAPVVGGFLFVFLNFGFYLSGIIHFKFDSSLQSVFMLAFFTTVGLGASLRVLLTGGKLLLIYWLVNVVVTVLQTGIGVGLGPMVGLHAAYGIVSGPVALVGGHGGAAAYGQTLEAMGYPGASLVGLAAATFGLIVASLIGGPLGRRLIIRYRLEPKPEETFEIDVKGYETEAAERPEMDYAATMKNLTALMLCMTLGAVIVGYLGQLIHMSIPTYVGAMFFAVLVRNLNEKYHFYEFRMDFNDKVGDITLGLYLSMALLTLKLWELAELALPLLIVLVTQTVFLVLLTYFVIFRILGKNYDAAVMCAGLIGHDIGSTPTAVANMTTIQAKYGESRKALIIVPIVGAFLIDVFYQPFVIWCINMLC; encoded by the coding sequence ATGCGCGCGGAATTTATCGATTCGGTCTTAACTTTTTCGTTTGACAACATTGGTACGATGACCCTGGGGGCGATTTTTCTGCTGATAGGTTATTCGATCAAAAGCAAGGTTGGTTTTTTAGAAAAATTTTGTATCCCCGCTCCCGTGGTGGGTGGATTCCTGTTTGTGTTCCTCAATTTTGGGTTTTATTTAAGCGGAATCATCCATTTTAAATTTGATTCCTCCCTTCAGTCGGTATTTATGCTTGCGTTTTTTACCACGGTGGGGCTTGGTGCCAGCCTGCGGGTATTGCTGACCGGCGGAAAGCTTTTGCTGATTTACTGGCTGGTAAACGTAGTGGTCACTGTGCTGCAAACAGGCATTGGCGTCGGGCTTGGCCCCATGGTAGGACTGCACGCGGCTTATGGAATTGTATCCGGCCCGGTGGCGCTGGTGGGTGGCCACGGCGGTGCGGCGGCTTATGGCCAGACGCTGGAAGCGATGGGCTACCCCGGGGCCAGCCTGGTAGGGCTCGCGGCGGCTACCTTCGGCCTCATTGTAGCCAGCCTGATCGGCGGGCCTTTGGGCCGACGCCTGATTATTCGCTACCGGCTGGAGCCAAAACCGGAAGAAACGTTTGAAATCGACGTCAAAGGGTACGAAACAGAAGCGGCGGAGCGCCCGGAAATGGATTATGCCGCCACTATGAAGAATCTGACCGCGCTGATGCTCTGTATGACGCTTGGGGCCGTAATTGTCGGGTATCTGGGGCAGCTAATCCATATGTCAATCCCCACCTATGTGGGCGCAATGTTTTTTGCCGTTCTGGTCCGCAACCTGAATGAGAAGTATCATTTTTACGAGTTCCGCATGGATTTTAACGACAAGGTCGGCGATATTACACTGGGGTTGTATCTGTCGATGGCGCTCCTGACGCTCAAGCTTTGGGAGCTGGCCGAATTGGCGCTGCCTCTGCTGATCGTGCTGGTCACTCAAACAGTCTTCCTGGTGTTGCTTACATACTTCGTAATCTTTAGAATTTTAGGTAAAAATTATGATGCGGCCGTCATGTGCGCCGGGCTCATCGGGCACGACATCGGTTCCACCCCCACTGCGGTGGCCAACATGACCACCATACAGGCGAAATACGGGGAATCCCGCAAGGCCCTGATTATTGTCCCTATCGTGGGAGCGTTCCTGATTGATGTGTTCTATCAGCCGTTTGTGATCTGGTGCATTAACATGCTGTGCTGA
- a CDS encoding pseudouridine synthase produces the protein MALERLDKILASQNRGSRKEVGLMIRKGLVTVNGAVVVRPEQKADAEQDVIAVEGRALSVSRFIYLMMNKPKGVLSASRDTRAETVVNLVPQEWQRRGLFPAGRLDKDTEGLLILTNDGDYAHKMLSPKKKVEKIYDAVLDLPISSEDILAFSVGIKMKDFEALPAKLSVLPPELCDEKITPPERQARVCIYEGKFHQVKRMFAARGKTVLALRRVQIGALKLDPNLSPGEVRQMTAKEILAVFT, from the coding sequence ATGGCGCTGGAACGGCTCGATAAAATACTGGCTTCCCAGAATAGAGGCAGCCGCAAGGAAGTAGGGCTGATGATCCGCAAAGGGCTGGTGACAGTGAACGGAGCAGTGGTTGTAAGGCCGGAGCAGAAGGCAGACGCGGAACAGGATGTGATTGCGGTAGAGGGGCGCGCGCTGTCGGTTTCTCGCTTTATTTACCTGATGATGAATAAACCGAAAGGGGTTCTGTCCGCTTCACGCGATACAAGGGCCGAAACCGTAGTGAATCTGGTTCCGCAGGAGTGGCAGCGCCGGGGGTTGTTCCCGGCGGGTCGGCTCGATAAAGATACCGAGGGTTTGCTCATTTTGACAAATGACGGAGATTATGCACATAAAATGCTCTCCCCGAAGAAGAAAGTTGAGAAAATCTATGATGCTGTGCTTGATCTGCCAATCAGTTCCGAAGATATTCTGGCCTTTTCTGTCGGAATAAAAATGAAAGATTTCGAAGCGCTTCCTGCAAAATTGTCTGTTTTGCCGCCAGAACTGTGCGATGAAAAAATCACGCCGCCGGAGCGTCAGGCGCGCGTATGTATCTATGAGGGAAAATTTCATCAGGTTAAAAGGATGTTTGCGGCCAGGGGAAAAACCGTACTGGCGCTACGTCGCGTGCAGATTGGCGCGCTCAAATTAGACCCAAATCTTTCTCCGGGCGAGGTTCGACAAATGACTGCCAAAGAAATTCTGGCGGTTTTCACCTGA
- a CDS encoding RidA family protein, with translation MSITEKLKELGIELPGFNPPAANYSPAIRTGDFIFTAGQTPKQGGKLIMTGKVGAEVSEEQAYEAVKVCALNCLTIVDYYAGGLDNVADIVKLTVFLNTESSFANHAKIGNGASDLFVSIFGAHGCAARSAVGVSSLPGNAPCEIELVVRLKDASVPPKG, from the coding sequence ATGAGCATTACGGAAAAGCTGAAAGAACTGGGCATTGAGCTGCCGGGCTTTAATCCGCCCGCCGCCAACTATTCCCCCGCAATCCGCACAGGGGATTTCATTTTTACCGCCGGCCAGACCCCGAAGCAGGGCGGCAAGCTAATCATGACCGGCAAGGTTGGCGCAGAGGTAAGTGAGGAGCAGGCGTATGAGGCTGTGAAAGTCTGCGCGCTGAACTGCCTGACTATTGTAGATTATTATGCCGGCGGGCTCGACAACGTGGCGGATATCGTCAAGCTGACGGTGTTCCTCAATACAGAATCCAGCTTTGCAAACCATGCAAAAATAGGCAACGGCGCTTCCGATCTTTTTGTATCGATTTTCGGTGCGCACGGCTGCGCGGCCCGCAGCGCGGTGGGCGTCAGCTCTTTGCCGGGCAACGCTCCCTGCGAAATTGAGCTGGTCGTTCGGCTGAAGGACGCATCCGTTCCTCCGAAGGGCTGA
- the aroA gene encoding 3-phosphoshikimate 1-carboxyvinyltransferase: MNRAIISPARLCGSLTVPPSKSAAHRAIFCAALARGESRLYNVSNSEDMRATLGAIQAMGVNVTREGDALVINSGGKWEDEAEIDCGESGSTLRFLIPVLAALGISARLTGRGRLPYRPLDTYLECLPPHGAVLQSKGGLPLSIGGGLIPGEYELPGNISSQFITGLLLALPLLPGDSRICLTTPLESAGYIDLTLAVLRDFGVEIRTKENGWEIPGWQQFQARDYTVEGDWSQAAFFLAAGALGGELHIHGLRRDSAQGDRECAALFQRFGARIDWQGDVLTVSGAPLRGIEIDAAQIPDLVPILAATAALAEGRTIITGAARLRLKESDRLAAMTNALSALGAKITQKPDGLVIDGVPQLLPGTAEGCNDHRVVMAMAVAALRGAASTIITDAASVAKSYPNFFEEYNRLGGKANVI; this comes from the coding sequence ATGAACCGAGCAATCATATCCCCTGCCCGGCTTTGCGGCTCCCTAACGGTTCCCCCCTCAAAAAGTGCGGCGCACCGCGCAATTTTCTGCGCCGCGCTGGCTCGAGGTGAAAGCCGTCTGTACAATGTATCGAATTCGGAGGATATGCGCGCCACACTGGGCGCAATTCAGGCGATGGGTGTAAACGTCACCCGCGAGGGTGACGCGCTTGTCATCAACAGCGGCGGAAAATGGGAGGATGAAGCCGAGATCGACTGCGGAGAATCCGGCTCTACCCTGCGCTTTCTCATCCCCGTGCTGGCGGCGCTCGGCATCAGCGCCCGGCTGACCGGCCGCGGCCGCCTGCCCTACCGCCCCCTGGACACCTATCTTGAGTGTCTGCCGCCCCACGGGGCCGTTCTCCAAAGCAAGGGCGGGCTTCCGCTTTCCATTGGCGGCGGCCTGATTCCCGGCGAGTACGAGCTGCCGGGGAACATCAGCTCCCAGTTTATTACGGGGCTTTTGCTGGCGCTTCCCCTTTTGCCTGGCGACAGCCGCATCTGCCTGACCACCCCGCTGGAATCCGCCGGGTACATCGATTTAACGCTGGCGGTGCTTCGTGACTTCGGCGTGGAAATTCGCACCAAAGAAAACGGCTGGGAGATTCCCGGCTGGCAGCAGTTCCAAGCGCGCGATTACACCGTGGAGGGCGACTGGTCGCAGGCCGCGTTTTTCCTTGCTGCCGGCGCACTCGGCGGTGAGCTTCACATTCACGGCCTGCGCCGTGATTCCGCACAGGGAGACCGAGAATGCGCCGCGCTGTTTCAGCGCTTCGGCGCGCGCATCGACTGGCAGGGCGATGTGCTGACCGTTTCAGGCGCGCCGCTGCGGGGCATCGAAATCGACGCCGCACAGATTCCCGACCTTGTGCCGATTTTAGCTGCCACCGCCGCGCTGGCCGAAGGGCGCACCATCATCACCGGCGCGGCGCGTCTGCGGCTGAAAGAGAGCGACCGCCTTGCCGCCATGACCAACGCGCTTTCGGCGCTCGGCGCAAAAATCACCCAGAAGCCCGACGGCCTCGTGATCGACGGAGTCCCCCAGCTCTTACCCGGTACTGCCGAGGGCTGCAACGACCACCGGGTTGTAATGGCCATGGCCGTCGCCGCCCTGCGGGGCGCCGCATCCACCATCATTACCGACGCCGCGAGCGTCGCAAAGTCGTACCCCAATTTCTTTGAGGAATACAACCGATTAGGGGGAAAAGCCAATGTCATCTAG
- a CDS encoding threonine ammonia-lyase: MVTAQEVALAKERIGTYLYETPVIRLQNLDEALGCQVYVKAENMQKTHSFKLRGALNKVLSLTPEQLEKGVVAVSSGNHGIGVAYAAKMLGIKATVVLTDTAPEIKINEIKGLGAEVLLCELNSRQALAQSLVEQHGYIFIPPYDDEAIIAGQGTCGVEIVRQLPDVDVIMTPVSGGGLVSGVAIGAKGEKPSVKVVGAEPAVVARYSKSLAAGERVCLPKAASLADALLVTQPGQANFPLVQKYVDQVVSTSEEYIAKAAHLLSSEGKIVAEPASSITMGAILEGNIRFEPQQKVCFLLSGGNTELSFLASL; this comes from the coding sequence ATGGTAACAGCACAGGAAGTTGCTCTGGCAAAGGAACGAATCGGAACCTATCTTTACGAAACCCCGGTAATTCGGCTGCAAAATCTGGACGAGGCCCTCGGCTGCCAGGTATATGTGAAAGCGGAAAACATGCAGAAAACACATTCCTTTAAGCTTAGAGGCGCTCTGAATAAAGTTCTATCTTTGACCCCCGAACAGCTGGAAAAGGGAGTTGTGGCAGTTTCTTCGGGCAATCACGGCATCGGCGTAGCGTATGCCGCCAAGATGCTGGGAATTAAGGCCACGGTGGTACTCACCGATACCGCTCCGGAAATCAAGATCAATGAGATCAAGGGGCTTGGGGCAGAGGTTCTGCTGTGTGAGCTGAATAGCCGTCAGGCGCTGGCGCAGAGCCTGGTGGAACAGCATGGCTATATTTTTATTCCGCCGTATGACGATGAGGCGATCATCGCGGGGCAGGGCACCTGCGGCGTGGAGATCGTTCGCCAGCTGCCGGATGTGGATGTGATCATGACCCCGGTCAGCGGCGGCGGACTCGTTTCGGGCGTGGCGATCGGCGCAAAGGGAGAGAAGCCCTCCGTTAAAGTAGTCGGAGCGGAGCCCGCCGTGGTGGCGCGCTATTCGAAGAGCCTTGCGGCTGGGGAGCGGGTCTGTCTGCCAAAGGCTGCCTCTTTGGCAGACGCGCTGCTGGTCACTCAGCCGGGTCAGGCCAATTTCCCGCTGGTGCAGAAGTACGTCGATCAGGTGGTATCTACCAGTGAGGAATATATTGCCAAGGCGGCACATCTGCTGAGCAGCGAAGGGAAGATTGTCGCGGAGCCGGCGTCCTCCATCACGATGGGCGCGATTCTCGAGGGGAACATCCGCTTTGAGCCGCAGCAGAAGGTCTGCTTCCTGCTGTCCGGCGGCAATACCGAGCTGTCGTTTTTGGCGTCGCTGTAA
- the aroC gene encoding chorismate synthase, with protein MSSSFGESVRISIFGESHGEAIGVVLDNLPAGCSIEEDQLALQMARRAPGRDLTSTPRSEGDRVRVVSGLLNGKTTGAPLCGMIENTNTRSSDYESLRVLPRPGHADYTGAVRYNGANDVRGGGHFSGRLTAPLTFAGAVCRQILSAHGIRIGAHALRIASVHDAAFDPVEISDALLERLSTEYFSLIDRSAENAMRQEIEAARSTVDSVGGVVECAVTGLPAGIGSPMFYGVENVLSSVLFGIPAVKGVEFGDGFAAASLRGSENNDAFTAEHGEVKTLTNHCGGILGGITTGMPLIVRAAFKPTPSIGREQNTVNLTTLQNEPLVVHGRHDPCIVPRAIPVVESAVAVGLVNLMAERGRL; from the coding sequence ATGTCATCTAGCTTCGGGGAATCTGTACGAATCAGCATCTTCGGCGAAAGCCACGGCGAGGCCATCGGCGTGGTTCTCGATAATCTGCCCGCAGGCTGTTCCATTGAGGAAGATCAGCTTGCCCTGCAAATGGCGCGCCGTGCGCCGGGGCGCGACCTGACCTCCACCCCCCGAAGCGAGGGGGACCGCGTGCGCGTCGTCAGCGGACTGCTGAACGGAAAGACCACCGGTGCGCCGCTGTGCGGAATGATTGAAAACACCAACACCCGCTCCTCCGATTACGAGAGCCTACGGGTTTTGCCGCGTCCGGGCCACGCGGATTATACCGGAGCAGTGCGCTATAACGGTGCGAACGACGTGCGCGGCGGCGGGCATTTTTCAGGCCGGCTGACCGCTCCGCTCACCTTTGCCGGCGCAGTGTGCCGCCAGATTCTTTCTGCACACGGAATCCGCATCGGTGCGCACGCCCTGCGAATTGCGTCAGTACACGATGCGGCCTTCGACCCGGTAGAGATTTCAGACGCTCTGCTCGAGCGCCTTTCCACAGAATACTTTTCCCTGATCGACCGCTCCGCCGAGAACGCCATGCGGCAGGAGATTGAAGCGGCCCGCAGTACTGTCGACAGCGTGGGCGGCGTGGTGGAATGCGCCGTTACCGGTTTGCCCGCCGGCATCGGCTCGCCGATGTTCTACGGAGTGGAAAACGTGCTTTCCTCTGTTTTGTTCGGGATCCCCGCCGTAAAGGGCGTGGAGTTTGGCGATGGCTTTGCCGCCGCTTCTCTGCGCGGCAGTGAAAACAACGATGCCTTTACCGCAGAACACGGAGAGGTAAAAACCCTCACCAACCACTGCGGCGGCATTCTGGGCGGCATCACCACCGGCATGCCGCTGATTGTGCGGGCGGCGTTCAAACCCACCCCCTCCATTGGCAGGGAGCAGAACACGGTGAATCTCACCACCCTGCAAAACGAACCTCTTGTCGTTCACGGGCGGCACGACCCGTGCATTGTCCCCCGTGCAATCCCCGTAGTGGAATCCGCAGTCGCGGTGGGCCTTGTCAATTTGATGGCGGAAAGGGGGCGCCTTTGA
- a CDS encoding DUF4830 domain-containing protein, with product MFVVSVKAKKKNILLVVFLILVLVLVTITAVVVHGSGSEATMGGQKYNLKAESNEDRIEFLTQFGWEVTEEPLEIREVTIPATFNEVYEKYNALQKEQGLDLTRYAGKICKQWVYQINNATDQGALVRATILVYAGKVIGGDISSTPLEGSMCGFSGSERIMPGNTAQQLTSSAESAAESAKTTNVSEIPTNAWPTD from the coding sequence ATGTTTGTCGTATCTGTGAAAGCTAAGAAAAAAAATATTCTGTTGGTTGTTTTCCTGATTCTGGTGCTGGTTCTCGTTACAATTACCGCAGTGGTTGTTCATGGGTCCGGAAGCGAAGCGACGATGGGCGGCCAGAAATATAATCTAAAGGCGGAAAGCAACGAAGACCGCATTGAATTTTTAACCCAGTTTGGCTGGGAGGTTACGGAAGAGCCGCTCGAAATCCGAGAGGTGACGATTCCGGCGACCTTTAACGAGGTATATGAAAAATACAATGCTCTGCAAAAGGAGCAGGGGCTGGATCTGACTCGTTATGCGGGCAAGATCTGCAAGCAGTGGGTGTACCAAATCAATAACGCCACCGATCAGGGTGCGCTGGTTCGCGCTACTATATTGGTATACGCAGGCAAGGTGATTGGGGGCGACATCAGCTCCACTCCGCTGGAAGGCTCCATGTGCGGCTTCTCCGGCAGCGAACGCATTATGCCCGGCAACACGGCGCAGCAGCTCACCTCTTCGGCTGAATCTGCCGCTGAGTCTGCCAAGACAACGAATGTCAGCGAAATCCCCACCAACGCATGGCCAACGGATTAA
- a CDS encoding ABC transporter ATP-binding protein — protein sequence MANLSLRNIYKIYPGGVTAVTDFCLEIEDKEFIILVGPSGCGKSTTLRMIAGLEEISKGELYIGDKLSNDIAPKDRDIAMVFQNYALYPHMTVFDNMAFGLKLRKTPKDEIKRRVEEAARILDISHLLDRKPKALSGGQRQRVALGRAIVRDPKVFLLDEPLSNLDAKLRAQMRTEIAKLHKRLGTTFIYVTHDQTEAMTMADRIVVMKDGFIQQVDTPQNLYERPVNEFVAGFMGSPQMNFLDAVLSKDGAQYALTFGKTTVKIPQSKTERTSLDAYVGKTVTFGIRPEDVHDEPAFLAKSQDSLAAADVEVTELMGAEIYLYLNCEGNSLTARVDPASTAKPGDKTSIALDMLKCHIFDKETELAILS from the coding sequence ATGGCAAATTTATCACTCAGAAACATCTACAAGATTTATCCGGGCGGGGTAACGGCGGTTACTGATTTCTGCCTGGAGATTGAAGACAAAGAATTTATCATTTTGGTTGGCCCATCTGGCTGCGGAAAATCCACCACGCTTCGCATGATCGCCGGGCTGGAGGAAATTTCCAAGGGAGAGCTGTACATCGGGGACAAGCTGTCCAACGACATCGCCCCCAAAGACCGCGATATTGCCATGGTGTTTCAGAACTATGCGCTGTATCCGCACATGACTGTATTTGATAACATGGCTTTCGGCCTGAAGCTGCGCAAGACTCCAAAGGATGAGATCAAACGCCGCGTGGAAGAAGCCGCCCGCATTCTGGATATTTCTCACCTGCTCGACAGAAAGCCGAAGGCTCTCTCCGGCGGCCAGCGCCAACGCGTTGCGCTGGGTCGTGCGATTGTTCGCGACCCCAAGGTCTTCCTTCTTGACGAGCCGCTCTCCAACCTGGATGCGAAGCTACGTGCCCAGATGAGAACCGAGATTGCAAAGCTCCATAAGCGCCTCGGCACGACCTTTATTTATGTTACCCATGACCAGACCGAAGCAATGACGATGGCCGACCGTATCGTTGTGATGAAGGACGGCTTTATTCAGCAGGTCGACACGCCCCAGAATCTGTATGAGCGCCCGGTTAACGAATTTGTAGCCGGCTTTATGGGATCGCCCCAAATGAACTTTTTGGATGCAGTTCTCAGTAAGGACGGCGCGCAGTACGCGCTGACCTTCGGCAAGACCACGGTGAAGATTCCGCAGTCCAAAACAGAGAGGACTTCTCTGGATGCATATGTAGGCAAGACTGTCACCTTCGGCATTCGCCCCGAGGATGTTCATGATGAGCCTGCTTTCCTCGCAAAATCGCAGGACAGTCTGGCTGCTGCGGATGTGGAAGTAACGGAGTTGATGGGTGCGGAAATTTACCTGTACCTGAACTGCGAAGGCAACTCTCTTACCGCTCGCGTAGACCCCGCCTCCACCGCGAAGCCCGGCGACAAAACCAGCATCGCGCTGGATATGTTGAAGTGCCATATCTTTGATAAGGAGACCGAGCTGGCGATTCTGAGCTGA